One segment of Geomonas ferrireducens DNA contains the following:
- the hemA gene encoding glutamyl-tRNA reductase gives MNIIVVGLSHKTAGVEIREKIAFSPTQMEKPLKTLVELPDITEAVIVSTCNRVEIYATTRDVAGGMARLKRFLADYHNFPLETLEKHLYSYHGEDATRHVFRVASSLDSMVVGEPQILGQIKTSYGYAAEFKSSGIILNRFLHKAFSVAKRVRTETKIASSAVSVAFAAVELAKKIFGELGDKTVLLIGAGEMCELAAKHFINVGVRGVMVTNRTYERAEKLAEEFDAKPVRFEDLMDHLPKADIILSSTGAPHFIIRENDMEEVLRRRKHKPMFFIDIAVPRDIDPKVNDVENCYLYTVDDLNGVVATNLEQRKIEAAKAEAIVEQEIGQFFKWLASLDVTPTIVALRSHFDEIRKAELAKTLSNWKDLPPGAEKKLEALTNAIMNKLLHQPTSTLKRTDQGSRNDLYVDALRSLFDLQTETEQENLMELED, from the coding sequence ATGAACATTATTGTGGTAGGCCTTTCGCATAAAACTGCCGGCGTTGAAATAAGGGAAAAAATCGCCTTTTCTCCCACCCAGATGGAGAAACCGCTCAAGACCCTCGTAGAGCTGCCGGACATAACCGAGGCGGTGATCGTCTCCACCTGCAACCGCGTCGAGATTTACGCCACCACCCGCGACGTTGCAGGCGGGATGGCGCGCCTGAAGCGTTTCCTTGCTGATTATCACAACTTCCCTCTGGAGACGCTGGAGAAGCACCTCTACAGCTACCACGGTGAGGACGCCACCCGTCACGTGTTCCGCGTCGCCTCGAGCCTCGACTCCATGGTGGTGGGCGAGCCGCAGATCCTCGGGCAGATCAAGACCTCCTATGGTTATGCCGCCGAGTTCAAGAGCTCCGGCATCATCCTGAACCGTTTCCTCCACAAGGCGTTCTCCGTGGCGAAACGCGTGAGGACCGAGACGAAGATCGCCTCCTCCGCCGTTTCCGTCGCCTTTGCCGCAGTGGAACTCGCCAAGAAGATCTTCGGCGAGCTCGGCGACAAGACCGTTCTGCTCATCGGCGCAGGCGAGATGTGCGAGCTGGCTGCGAAACACTTCATCAACGTCGGCGTGCGCGGCGTCATGGTCACCAACCGGACCTACGAGCGCGCCGAGAAACTCGCCGAGGAGTTCGACGCCAAACCGGTCCGTTTCGAAGACCTGATGGATCATCTCCCGAAGGCGGACATCATCCTCTCCTCGACCGGCGCTCCTCACTTCATCATCCGTGAAAACGACATGGAGGAGGTGCTGCGTCGCCGCAAGCATAAGCCGATGTTCTTCATCGACATCGCCGTGCCGCGCGACATCGATCCCAAGGTGAACGACGTAGAGAACTGTTACCTCTACACCGTCGACGACCTGAACGGTGTCGTCGCCACGAACCTGGAGCAGCGCAAAATCGAGGCTGCCAAGGCCGAGGCAATCGTCGAGCAGGAAATCGGCCAGTTCTTCAAGTGGCTCGCCTCCCTCGACGTGACACCGACCATCGTGGCGCTCAGAAGCCATTTCGACGAGATCAGGAAGGCGGAGCTCGCGAAGACCCTGTCGAACTGGAAGGACCTTCCCCCCGGTGCGGAGAAGAAGCTGGAGGCCCTAACCAACGCCATCATGAACAAACTGCTGCACCAGCCGACGAGCACCCTGAAAAGGACCGACCAGGGAAGCCGCAACGACCTCTACGTCGACGCACTGCGCAGCCTGTTCGACCTGCAGACGGAAACGGAGCAGGAGAACCTGATGGAGCTGGAAGACTAA
- the ccsB gene encoding c-type cytochrome biogenesis protein CcsB produces the protein MNALLFNSTLVIYAVVTAIYLLYLLKPKDSLGKTGLWLTLAGFVVHCGFTVNRYLEAGHTPITNLHESLSFFSLAIVGIFILFERRYKISILGSFMMPLALLVMAISASFSSVIPPLNPALKSKWLAVHTIMAFLGYAAFAISFGVSIMYLIQSHFLKTRRLGPMFQKLPALDLLDDISYRCLTFGFPLLTFAIISGAIWAETAWGTYWSWDPKETWSLITWFIYAALLHGRLTTGWRGRKAAMLSIFGFVIMLFTFLGVNLLLPGLHSYK, from the coding sequence ATGAACGCCTTGCTCTTCAACAGCACCCTGGTCATCTACGCGGTTGTCACCGCCATCTACCTCCTGTACTTGCTCAAGCCGAAGGATTCGCTGGGCAAAACAGGCCTGTGGCTCACCCTCGCGGGCTTCGTCGTGCACTGCGGCTTCACGGTCAATCGCTACCTCGAGGCCGGGCACACACCGATCACCAACCTGCACGAATCGCTTTCCTTCTTCAGCCTCGCCATCGTCGGCATCTTCATTCTTTTCGAAAGGCGCTACAAGATCAGCATCCTCGGCTCCTTCATGATGCCGCTTGCGCTTTTGGTCATGGCTATCTCCGCCTCGTTCTCCAGCGTCATACCGCCGCTCAACCCGGCGCTTAAGAGCAAGTGGCTCGCCGTTCACACCATCATGGCCTTCCTGGGCTACGCTGCTTTCGCCATCTCCTTCGGCGTCAGCATCATGTACCTGATCCAGTCGCACTTCCTGAAGACGCGCCGACTCGGGCCCATGTTCCAGAAGCTTCCCGCGCTCGACCTTCTTGACGACATCAGCTACCGCTGCCTCACCTTCGGTTTCCCACTGCTCACCTTCGCGATCATCTCCGGCGCCATCTGGGCCGAGACTGCGTGGGGGACTTACTGGAGCTGGGATCCCAAGGAGACCTGGTCGCTCATCACTTGGTTCATCTACGCCGCTCTCTTGCACGGCAGACTGACCACCGGTTGGCGCGGCAGGAAGGCCGCCATGCTCTCCATCTTCGGCTTTGTCATCATGCTCTTCACCTTCCTCGGCGTAAACCTGTTGCTGCCGGGACTGCACAGCTACAAGTAA